Within Vicia villosa cultivar HV-30 ecotype Madison, WI linkage group LG1, Vvil1.0, whole genome shotgun sequence, the genomic segment gatgttcgattcaaccgatgtatctccttcgattcccagatcgacttaagacatctatcccgatgcaagttcggagacatctgctacgtctgatactcagatcaatcgagatgttccttctcttgatgcccagatcatttgaagtgtttcccccgcctgtgggtgcccgttccttcttatcgcgagttggagcatatttattatccagatcaattgaagttttttctcctcgcttgcggggtggtacattctttctttttacaagatggaatcttctattgatcaagagcgcaaattttcgagttcattctggtattcaatctccttccacctcaacggttcgaaactttcgtttctcactcgtcaggttcaagaagtttgaataggggcagctgttgcaccccaaaattttccctctttatttgagctataagttattaatgacgtttatttcgtcattcaaaaattgaagaaaaataataaagagttttcatgggtttaagaagaaaggcgtgaaaaatggtttaaacagtggaaatacgagaaaattcgcaagtcatatttggaaggtgatatgagctaagttcccgagTTTTTCCGaccgtttcgacgatatctacaactttcgtgttcggctcggaagccaattctttgaggaaggtcgccagatttgcaaattacttgaggtttcgtagtgaaaaaacagtgctgaatgtagggtttcggatctcagaaaattcatatctcacaatccgctcgttggattcgctcgaaaatttaactggagctccataCCAGCATTACTaaaatttcatatgttcggaccgaaggccaattatgcacggaaaattcccagaattttaaggatcgtcgcgttgtttcggtaaaaagtgtgttttcgagtatgtcgggcccagtttgaaaattcataacttcttcgatttttatcgtatgaagtccgttCCGGCGacattttctcggaaatttcgttagctttgatTCTTCGTCaaacatgcttgttcagatttcgagCCAAAGatagagttttatcgagttctttgagcggtactcacaaaattctgcacagtcgtaccagatgaatcggcgtttctcgtcattcaaacgggcgtattttcttcatcgcttatcggattgaggcgATTCTCGCGGCGACAAGTTAAGAATTTAGTCATCTTCACAATGGCATCGGTTTCGTTCCGAATTTCAGAGCCAAACCGAGTTTCcataaaaacgagccaaaataagacgcaccgagggcaatttggacatttcgcgttgacaatatataaacattttgctcttcacaaagaAAGGGGGAACTCTCATAACTTCACttcacccaaaagatcaaaaacactttctctcaattctctctcaattttcttgaatcaaaaccacaaaaactcacaaaaccttcatcaattcaaaatcaaatctcaagaacaaatgaagatcaaagcaagaatCAAGAGTCTCTTTCCTTGTTGATCATCAAAATCGCACCTCTCTCCCTCTCCAAAGACCTTGCGCCCCACTCTCTTCTTCTCCTCCCTTGGatttcgttcgtgttcgcgtcgcgttcgcgttcgtgttcatccgatctcattctcttcgttagatccggtaaattcactacaaaccttgctagaACATAGgttttgttgcttaattcgacattgatcatgatgatttttgaCTGTGGATGATagatctatgataattgatgatgataattactTGTTGATTGAGTGATTTGTGTTGATCTCGATTACTTGATTGAATTCGAGAtttatgtaacaccccgatatccgctgcacgcatcaaccgtgtcggccaaccgagcatgttaccggcttaatcaataatcccccctaggtccgcttatcggctgcccaggaaatattgtttttgcctcccgcaggaatcgaaccatgtacctaggggttaagtacatattcatagcaattcctgctaccacttgaccatatggtcaattggtagcaggaattgctatgaatatgtacttaacccctaggtacatggttcgattcctgcgggaggcaaaaacaatatttcctgggcagccgataagcggacctaggggggattattgattaagccggtaacatgctcggttggctgacacggttgatgcgtgcagcggatatcggggtgttacattaaaaaggcgcctttttatgtaacagcccgagccttcggcgttcccggcactattacctcacgaacttctctacccccctcactagtagagtttttgcctttcgtgggaatcgaaccctgtaccctggggttcaagtacatgttcattccattcccactaccaattgagctagtagctcaattggtagtgggaatggaatgaacatgtacttgaaccccagggtacagggttcgattcccacgaaaggcaaaaactctactagtgaggggggtagagaagatcatgaggtgacagtgccgggaacgccgaaggctcgggctgttacagtgACCAAGCTATGCTCAAAGATCTAATGCACGACGCAGTCATTCGCTCTTTGTccctcttttgcctggaccgccctttcgggttttcaatccaccaggaccccttttttgcctaagccgccctttcgggttttcaacttagcgggtgtactttatttctttttcattctttttttctgatcttcccttttcttttattttattttgatcaggtctatgcgaagtattttttaactgcgtcgGCATTTACGGGAAGTgggaagtcttcgccatccatagttgaGAGGATCATGGCACCACCCGAGAAGACTTTCTTTACGACATAAGGCCCTTCGTAATTCGGGGTCCACTTTCCCCTAGGATCATTGTGAATAGGCAGGATCTTCTTGAGCACAAGGTCACCAACCTGAAAGTGTCGAGGACGAATCTTCTTGTCGAaggctctcttcatcttcttttgataggctTGCCCATGGCATATGGCTGCTAGTGTTTTTTCCTCGATGAGGTTCAGTTGATCAAATCTGGTCTGAACCCAATCAGCTTCACTGAGCTTCACATCTGTCAATACTCTTAGTGAAGGAATCTCGACCTCCACCGGAAGAAtcgcctccatgccatatactaacgagaagggagttgcccctgtggaaGTACGTACCGAAGTACGATATCCATGTAAAGCGaagggcaacatctcatgccaatccttataagtgaccaccatcttttgcacaatcttcttgatattcttattggccgcttcaactgcgccattcatctttggcctatacggGGAGGAGTTATGATGCGTGATCTTGAAATTCTCgcataattccttcatcatcttattattaaggttggatccattatcagtgataattctctcaggaaccccataacgacaaattatatggtgcttgatgaagcgagtcactACTTGCTTGGAGACATTTGCATAAGAAGCAGCTttaacccacttggtgaaatagtcaatagcaacgaggataaaacgatgtccattagaggcggtgggcttaatttctccaatcatatcgatgccccacatagcaaacagccaaggagatgtcaacacattcagaggaaccggaggtacatgaaccctatctgcatacacttgacatttgtaacaTACCACCACATGGTTGAAACAATCATGTTCCAAGgtcgaccaataataacctgctctcaatatTTTTCTAGCCATGGTGTGCCCACTTGCATGTGtaccaaaggatccttcatgtacctcttgcatgatctttgctgcttcgtgtctatccacacaTCTGAGCAACACAGAATCAAAATTCCTCTTGTACAACACACCTCCGACAATGAAGAACTTGGCAGATAGTCTCTTCAGAGTTTTCCTATCCGTAAGGGAAGCACCCTCAGGATACTCTTGGGTCTCCAGAAATTtcttaatgtcataaaaccatggtCTCTCGTCGGGCACGTTATCAATAACGCCACAGAATGCAGGTTCATCCAACCTTTTGATCACAATCGAAGGCGCTTCATTGTCccatttgactttgaacatggatgctaaAGTGGCCAAAGCATCAGCCAAATGATTTTCCTCTCGAGGGACGTGATCAAAGGTAATCTCATCAAAGTATTGAGCCAGTTTCACGACATGTTCTCTATAAGGAATCAAGTTGGGATGGCgcgtttcccaatctccattgatctgactaatcaccaaagcagaatctccgtacacTGCGAGATTTTTTATCCTCAAATCAATGGTGGCCTCAATACCATATATGCACGCCTCATATTCAGCCACATTATtagtacaatcaaaacaaatcctgGCCGTGAATGGAATATGAAAACTTGTCGTAGAAGTGAGCACAGCCCCAATACCATTACCCAATGCATTCGAGGCACCATcaaacacgagcgtccatcgcgcccctggttcaggtccCTCCTCTTGATCTTGACATTTGGAAGTCTCTGCCACACACATTATATCCtcatcaggaaactcaaagtacATAGACTGGTAATCGTCCACAGGTTGATGCGCGAGATAATCAGCAATCACACTGCTCTTAATGGCCTTCTGAGTAGTGTATTGTATGTCATActctgtcaagatcatttgccaacgggcaatccttcctgtcaatgctggtttctcaaatatatatttgatcggatccatctttgaaatcaacaaagtggtgtgagtcaacatatactgtctcagtcggcgagcagcccatgccaaagcacagcaagttttctcaagtagtgagtatcttgattcacaatcggtaaactttttgctaaggtagtaaattgcgtgctcttttcgaccggactcgtcatgctgacctagcacacaccccattgaattctcgaGGACCGTCAAGTACATAATCAACGGTCTACCTTCCACTGGAGGCATGAGGATTGGAGGCTCTTGCAAATACTCTTTAACTTTATCAAATGCCTTTTGACAATTGTCATCCCACTTTATTGCCTGATTCTTTCTCAACAGCTTGAAAATGGGTTCACACGTGGCGGTAaggtgtgagatgaaccttgcaATATAATTCAACCTTCCCAGGAACCCACGAACCAGCTTCTCAGTCCttggctcaggcatctcttgtatagcttttaccttggcgggatcgacctcaatacccttTTCACTCACGATGAAACCAAGTAACTTTCCTGATCTCACCCCGAAGGTGCATTTATTGGGATTCAACCTTAACCTGAATTTTCTTAacctttcaaacaatttcttcaggTGGACAAGGTGTTCCTCCTCAGTAtaggactttgcaatcatgtcgtccacatagacctcgatctctttatgaatcatgtcgtgaaacaaagtcaccatagctctttgataggttgccccagcattcttcaacccaaacggcatgaccttgtaacaaaaggtgccccaaggcgtaatgaatgtcgtcttttccatgtcctcgggcgccatctttatttgattgtaaccagaaaaaccatccatgaaggagaaaaccgagaACTGAGCAGTGTTATCtaccaacacatcaatgtgaggaagcgggaaatcatccttcgggcttgctctattcagatctcgatagtcgacacacattcgtactttcccatctttcttaggtacaggtacaatattggcgacccatggtggataaactgttacagcaagaaaacctgcatcaaactgcttctgaacctcttcctggattttcttggacatgtcaggACGTGTTCTCCTGAGTTTCTGTTTGACAGGCGGAGAGTCTTCTTTAAGAGGTAACCTGTGCACAACAATATCGGTATCtaatccaggcatatcttcgtaagaccaagcgaagatatcagaatactctttcaacattccaatcaacttttctttcacatcctcattcaaagaagcccctattttaacctcctttctcatctcttcggtgccaagattcaccgtctcaataggctcttgatgtggctcgatcactttctcttcttgtttcaacaatctggccaactcatcaggcaattcacaatcttcttcatcccctTCTTTAGCGATGTAGATAGGATTGTCAAAGTCATAACGAGGCATAGCAAGATCGTTGTCAACAGAATCTGAAGGAGAAGTGGATCTGCATGgattatgatttatgctttattttagaatggagggatgatgatgaataaggaatgttgccatttttttatttattaattataaatgtaaaagtaaaaaatgaaagatagggaacaaaatatttgaatgcaaaaacgtccttttattaatgattttaacattgaaaaacaacaaatgaTGCCCTACATGTGTTCACTGTGTCTTGGGCAGAACACAGGAATTATTGTATGATAAACAAAAACAGACAGTATTACTCTTGATCAGAAGCAATTGAGATGATGTCCTTGGACGACCAGTTGAGAAGCTTCTGTCCTGGGACACACGGCTTGATCCATTCTTCAATGTCGTAATCGCTATCCATATCACCATCAGCAGCACAAATATGATCCTTAACGATGCCACCACTAGAGAACTTGATCGGAACGAAGGTTCCAGGTTTCTTGGGGGCCCCATTGGATGAACTCTGGCCCAACTGGTATCCAATCCCACATTTATCCTGCTTGATTGGCAAATCCAAGACTCGACCCCATCCTTCAGGATGACCAGATTCAACTACAGCTTTAGCTTCCTTTAGTGAAGACATGGGAGCCTCCAACTTCCTATTTTCAACATAAGGGATCTTGATGGTCTGGACAGCCTCAAAGGCTTGGCAAGGCGTCTCGTGGACCTCTCCTTCCACATCAATATACCTGTAAGATGCAAGATGGCTTACCACGTGTTCTTCCTCCCCACATATTGTGACTATCTTTCCTTGAGTCGCGAATTTGAGTTTCTGATGCAATGTGGAAGTcacggccccagcagcatggatccatggaCGTCCCAGGAGACAACTGTAAGACGGGTGGATATCCATCACAAAGAAGGTAATAGTGAAAAGCTGAGGACCTATCATTATTGGCAAGTCAACCTCCCCAAATACTGATCTCTTTGACCCATCAAAGGCTCTCACTGTCAATTCACTCGGCCTTATCTCGACACCAGAATAATCTAGCCTCATCAAAGACGACTTCGGTAATACATTCAGAGAAGATCCATTATCCACGAGAACACGAGATAACATAGTCCCTTTACATTCCACTGATATATGCAAAGCTCTATTGTGGTTTCTACCTTCGGAGGGCAAGTCTGCATCAGTGAATCCCAATCCATTACCAGCATTGATGTTTGACACCACCCCTTCAAGTTGATTCACTGAGATCTCTGGAGGGACGAAAGCAGTACTTAAAAGTCTCAACAAAGCGTTTCGATGTGTCTCCGAACACAAGAGCAACTGCAAGATCGAAATCTTTGATTGAGTTTGACTCAGTTGGTCAACCACTTTATACTCACTTTTCTTGATGATCTttaggaactcttccatctctttggCCACATTATCTTCAGAGTTAGAGCTTTGCCCCGGATCCACCGTATCTTCTACCACTCTATTCCCTTTTGCTTGAGCTAGAGCTTCTGCATTGTCATCGCGAGTATTCTGGGGAGGATTGAAAATACGACCACTTCTTGTCATTCTTCCAATgccaacaacattatcaacatcttctttctcaaccGGTGCTTTAATCTCGTACTTGGCCCCTTGGTAGAAAACTTCTCTGCCATAATTCCATGGGATTGCTTTTTCACTAGTATATGGGATGGGACCAGGCAACGTGATGACAAAAGGCGGCGCTCTGGCAGGAATCGGGATCTTAGTAGGAGTATACGGGATGGATAGCACGTTGATTTCATTCTTGACTGACTTTGGATGTCGCACATGCTCAAACTGTAGATACCCACTATCTATCAACTGTTGAATCCCACCTTTCACCTTGTCACAAACTGAGGAGGTGACCATACAATCAGTACAGAATTCTCCACAACCAGCGTATAGACTCATCCTCAATAATTCCTTCTTCAATAATGGCAACAACGATCCCAATTCGATAACATCCTTGACCAAGTAAATGTCTTCAACAATATCGATAGCATTTGCGGCATGAGTTCCATGGGAAGGCATAGGGTTCTGTACAACGTTAGGTCCTTGAGTAGGGGTGAACTCAATAGCTTTTGAATCAAGCAGATCATGTACTTTATGCATGAATCCTATGCAATGTTCAATATCATGACCAGCGGCCCCAGATTGAAACTCACAGTGGGCATTAGCATCATAGTTAGGAGGAAGCTTAGCAGGTGGAGGGCCCATGGTACGAAGTTGCACCAAGTCCCCATGTAAGAGATGGGCGAGTAATTGTGCATATGTCATAGGTATGGGATCAAAAATTCTTGGTGCCCTCGACTTTTGCTGATACTGACGCGGGGGATGCCTCTGCTGTTGCTGTGGTTGTTGTTGAAGAGGAGTACTCGGTATGGTCACAGCGGCTACCTGTTGATAAACATGGCTTTTACCTTTACCATAGTAAGCAGCACTCGTTTCACCCTCTCTCTTCTTGGCAAACCCATGGTATGGCTTCTTTCCACCAGCCCCAGAGGAGGAACCAGCAGCACTCGGATTCTGTATTCTACCCGCCTTAATTCCACTTTCAATTTGTTCACCAATCATCACCAACTCGGCGAAACTTGAGGACGCAGAGCAAGCGGAATAATATTGACCCTCCAGAGTGTTGGTGAACAGGTCCATCATTTCTCTTTCCAACATAGGTGGCTGGACTCTAGCCGCCAACTCGCGCCATTTCTgcgcatattctttgaaggactcCATAGCCTTCTGGGATAGATTCTGTAACTGAGTGCGATTTGgcgccatgtccacattatactgaTACTGCTTCACGAAGGCCTCAACTAAGTCCCTCCAACTTCGGATGTGAGTTCTCTCCAACCTCATATaccattccaaggatgccccagtCAGGCTATCTTGGAAAAAGTGCATCAACAGTCCTTCGTCCTCAGAGTATACATGCATTTTACGATAGTAAGCTCGGACATGTGTCTTAGGGCAAGTGTTCCCCTTGTATTTCTCGAAATCAGGTACTTTGAATTTCGGTGGCACACGGACGCCAGGAACCAAACCCAAATCACTGATATCCATACCAAGTCCTTGGCCTTCCATGGCCCTCATCCTTTCTTCCAGACCTCTAAACATCCTTCCAGCATCATGTGGAAATCCCCATTCACTTTCAGGAAACAAGTCCTCATGTCGGTCCTCTTCCAACACGGGGATAGCAGCAGCCCTTCTGATTTGTTGTGTGGTTTGTCCTTCAGGAGTAGGCTGGGGAGGCCCACGAGGATTACCTTGATTAGCAGCAGGAGGAATTACACCAGGTCCTCCGATCACAGGCTCACCATTGACACGAATATCAGCAGGATTTCTTTGCGGGGGGTCCCCAACAACCTGAGCAACTGTGTCCATCCTGAttctgagctcttcttggcgATCAGCCATGTTTTGCATGACTTCCATGAACTGAGCCATCTGAGCGGTGACCTGAGTTCTCATTTGGATAAGATCATCCCTTAACTGATTCATTTGCAGTGAATGATTAGCCCTTGTGTAGTAGCGATGTGTAGGTGGAGGTGcaattgctgaaagagaaaacCTGGTCAGTTAAGCAAGAAAACCATCTGGTGTACCTGTcatatgtatgaatgcatgaaatgcATGTGTGCATGGATATGTCATGTTCTATTATTTTTAGGAAACTTTAGCTTTgtctcaaaccaacaacacaaCATAATAGAGGGAACTGAGATACCACCAAAAATGAATAAGAAAACTCCATGAGATTTATAACCAAGTTCTTGACATAATCAGAATCACAAATCAATCCGCTCTCATGagccaacaaaacaaataaatggaactaagaaccccatccaacaagtctggtggtggtccaAATAACAAAGTCATGACGGAGGGGACTCTCTCCAATGTTCTTATCACTCcaggtcttcatttcttcaaagagctTCTTGGTCTCAACACGGTTTGGCCTCTTAATGATTTCTTCAATCAGCAGGTCTTTTCTGAAATGCATTGTCTCCATGTGGCAATTCTTCACCTCCCAATACCTAGCTTCTTCTTGAGCTTGGGCATTACTCTGGTCTTTTTCTCTTATCTGACCCTTCAGCTTTTGGATCTCTTCATAACACTTCTCTATGGTACTTTGGCGATCGAACAAGAGTTTGTCTGCTTTCTTGCGACGAGTTTTCTCTGAATTGGCATTTTCAGTCTGAATCTGGAGCTTTTTGGTCAACTCGGCCAATTGAGCCTCGTaatgttcttttattttcttctccTGGATTTCAGTAGATTTAGAGCCCACAGTCATTCTCGGCCTCTTCTGAGATGTGCTCCCTCTAGCATACAGTTCTTCGAGCTCTATTTCCCTTAGTTTTAACTTATGAAgagcagaaagcttctcttgTCTAGCAGTGTTCATCTCAACATGCATTGTTTCCAACTGCTCAGTCAATTTTCGATTCTCTTCCACAGTTTGGTTGTAACGAGGCATGGAAACAATGTTGGGTTGTTCACCAGCAGGCGGGTACAAAGGGTCTTGAGGGAGGAAAGGCATCCCTTGAGCATTAGCAACATATTTGACCCAATTAGTATAATCCTCATACGTGGCACAGTCTCTCTGACCAAAGTGTTTCTtatctctccaacaaatactcttcCAAGCTTGTACAGCTTTTGCCATCTGCCCACTGTCGGTGGCTGAATGATAAAAAATATTCTCAGCAATTTCTGTCTGCTACGGGGGATTGATAAAAGCATATCCAAATGTTCTCCTAGCCAGGATGGGATTATAGTTGATTCCACCTCTAAGGCCCATGAGAGGTACATTTTTGAACTTTCCACAACTCATAATAACTTCCATGTCATCTAAAGCTTTATTATACCAGACAATATCTTTAGCCCTCAGCCCCATAATCCTCTCAACCCACTTAGATGTGCGCCTATTATCAACGAAAGCACCACGTTCAGGCAAGTGTGACCTGAACCAACGATATAACAACGGAGCACAGAATCTAACCAAACCTCCCTTCTGACTACTCCTGTGATGAATGgagtgataaacatcccccaaaagtgtaggaaccggattctgtagaatgaatatatgaattgcattcatgtcaacaaAGTTAGGAACGTTTGAGAACATCATGATACCATAGATACTTAGAGCCAGGATGGCCCTAAATGTGTCCCATTCTTTCGCTTCAGCAGCATCACAACCCCTTTTGACAAGAAACTCCATGCGAAAACCGAGACCTCCTCCCTTCTTGGTGAGATTTTCTTCCACGaccgacttgctcaaataaagagccttagcaatTTCAATGGAATCAGGGGCCTTCATGGCGTCATAGTATGGTACTTCCTTCTTTATAGGAACGCCAAGAAATAGGGAATACTCTTCTAATGTTGGAACCAAAAGGTAGTCGGTGAACGTGAAGCAGCGAAGGGAAGGATTATAGAACTAAAGCAAAGTATGAACCCCCTCCTGTTCGTACttggtgaacggcatcttgagaagGCTCAGAATATACCCATATTTTTCTCGGAAATTAGTGGTCTCATCTGGCGTAATCTTCTTTTCTAAACACCCAAGGGAATCCAGATTCGGATCCAGGAAAGAATAAGAGGGGTTGCGTCTACCAGTCTTCATTGGTGGGTCCAtgtgttggtcggagacaaagccaaaagttcctgaaaataaatgaacatgcatgttaaatgatatggcggAATGCATTTCATCGGGAGagtcctaaagtcttttcattatttcttttgtttttcttcttctttttttttttgcaaaaagtaTGTACATTTTTGTCACTATTTTTGGAaacagactttaggattctccattaatgaagtgaggtggatgcaatagcgtgatgtgtcatgtgtgtgatgtggtgagagactgaatgtccctcgcagCTCTGGATATCTGGGT encodes:
- the LOC131657426 gene encoding uncharacterized protein LOC131657426, giving the protein MKAPDSIEIAKALYLSKSVVEENLTKKGGGLGFRMEFLVKRGCDAAEAKEWDTFRAILALSIYGIMMSHLPERGAFVDNRRTSKWVERIMGLRAKDIVWYNKALDDMEVIMSCGKFKNTEIAENIFYHSATDSGQMAKAVQAWKSICWRDKKHFGQRDCATYEDYTNWVKYVANAQGMPFLPQDPLYPPAGEQPNIVSMPRYNQTVEENRKLTEQLETMHVEMNTARQEKLSALHKLKLREIELEELYARGSTSQKRPRMTVGSKSTEIQEKKIKEHYEAQLAELTKKLQIQTENANSEKTRRKKADKLLFDRQSTIEKCYEEIQKLKGQIREKDQSNAQAQEEARFSLSAIAPPPTHRYYTRANHSLQMNQLRDDLIQMRTQVTAQMAQFMEVMQNMADRQEELRIRMDTVAQVVGDPPQRNPADIRVNGEPVIGGPGVIPPAANQGNPRGPPQPTPEGQTTQQIRRAAAIPVLEEDRHEDLFPESEWGFPHDAGRMFRGLEERMRAMEGQGLGMDISDLGLVPGVRVPPKFKVPDFEKYKGNTCPKTHVRAYYRKMHVYSEDEGLLMHFFQDSLTGASLEWYMRLERTHIRSWRDLVEAFVKQYQYNVDMAPNRTQLQNLSQKAMESFKEYAQKWRELAARVQPPMLEREMMDLFTNTLEGQYYSACSASSSFAELVMIGEQIESGIKAGRIQNPSAAGSSSGAGGKKPYHGFAKKREGETSAAYYGKGKSHVYQQVAAVTIPSTPLQQQPQQQQRHPPRQYQQKSRAPRIFDPIPMTYAQLLAHLLHGDLVQLRTMGPPPAKLPPNYDANAHCEFQSGAAGHDIEHCIGFMHKVHDLLDSKAIEFTPTQGPNVVQNPMPSHGTHAANAIDIVEDIYLVKDVIELGSLLPLLKKELLRMSLYAGCGEFCTDCMVTSSVCDKVKGGIQQLIDSGYLQFEHVRHPKSVKNEINVLSIPYTPTKIPIPARAPPFVITLPGPIPYTSEKAIPWNYGREVFYQGAKYEIKAPVEKEDVDNVVGIGRMTRSGRIFNPPQNTRDDNAEALAQAKGNRVVEDTVDPGQSSNSEDNVAKEMEEFLKIIKKSEYKVVDQLSQTQSKISILQLLLCSETHRNALLRLLSTAFVPPEISVNQLEGVVSNINAGNGLGFTDADLPSEGRNHNRALHISVECKGTMLSRVLVDNGSSLNVLPKSSLMRLDYSGVEIRPSELTVRAFDGSKRSVFGEVDLPIMIGPQLFTITFFVMDIHPSYSCLLGRPWIHAAGAVTSTLHQKLKFATQGKIVTICGEEEHVVSHLASYRYIDVEGEVHETPCQAFEAVQTIKIPYVENRKLEAPMSSLKEAKAVVESGHPEGWGRVLDLPIKQDKCGIGYQLGQSSSNGAPKKPGTFVPIKFSSGGIVKDHICAADGDMDSDYDIEEWIKPCVPGQKLLNWSSKDIISIASDQE